Proteins from one Chitinophaga oryzae genomic window:
- a CDS encoding acyltransferase family protein — protein sequence MTASQRFLSLDVFRGLTVAAMILVNNPGSWEYVYPPLEHAKWHGCTPTDLVFPFFLFAVGNAMSFAMKKYAEAGNAAVIRKILTRTLMIFGIGLLLNWFPFVKWDDGHLVMKPLSSLRILGVFPRIALCYGAAAFIVHYLKDRGAFVAACVILLAYWFVLIAFGTGDPYSLEGYAGLPLDKLILGENHMYRGEGVPFDPEGILSTFPAICNVIFGYLAGKFIQEKGKTYEMLARLMIMGCLLIFAALCWDMVFPINKKIWTSSYVLYTVGIALLLISILMYIVEFRGQTRWTTFFTVFGKNPLFIYVLSGVVVKLYLLIRPVPGQNMYSWLYQSVFQPIGGNMVGSFLFALFHVCAFAAIGYWMDKKKIYVRV from the coding sequence GTGACTGCATCGCAACGTTTTTTATCGCTGGACGTGTTCCGCGGATTGACAGTGGCCGCCATGATCCTGGTCAACAATCCCGGCAGCTGGGAATACGTATACCCACCACTGGAGCATGCCAAATGGCACGGCTGCACGCCCACCGACCTCGTATTTCCCTTCTTTCTCTTTGCCGTAGGCAATGCCATGAGCTTTGCCATGAAAAAATACGCCGAAGCCGGCAACGCCGCCGTTATCCGGAAAATACTCACACGCACCCTGATGATCTTCGGCATCGGCCTGCTGCTCAACTGGTTCCCGTTCGTAAAATGGGACGACGGGCACCTGGTCATGAAACCACTCAGCTCCCTGCGCATCCTGGGCGTATTCCCACGGATAGCCCTCTGCTATGGCGCCGCCGCCTTCATCGTCCACTACCTGAAAGACAGGGGCGCCTTCGTGGCCGCCTGCGTCATCCTGCTCGCCTACTGGTTTGTGCTGATCGCCTTCGGCACCGGAGATCCCTACAGCCTCGAAGGCTATGCCGGCCTGCCGCTCGATAAGTTAATACTGGGAGAAAATCACATGTATAGAGGAGAAGGAGTGCCTTTCGACCCGGAAGGCATACTCAGCACCTTCCCGGCCATCTGCAACGTGATCTTCGGCTACCTCGCCGGTAAATTCATCCAGGAAAAAGGTAAAACCTATGAAATGCTCGCCCGCCTGATGATCATGGGTTGCCTGCTCATCTTCGCAGCGCTCTGCTGGGACATGGTATTCCCGATCAATAAAAAAATATGGACCAGCTCCTATGTGCTCTACACTGTAGGCATCGCACTGCTGCTGATCTCCATCCTGATGTATATAGTGGAATTCCGCGGACAAACCCGGTGGACGACCTTCTTCACCGTTTTCGGTAAAAACCCGCTCTTTATCTATGTATTGTCCGGCGTAGTCGTAAAATTATACCTGCTGATTCGCCCCGTACCCGGCCAGAACATGTATTCATGGCTGTACCAGAGCGTATTTCAACCCATAGGTGGGAACATGGTAGGCTCTTTCCTGTTCGCCCTCTTCCATGTGTGCGCCTTCGCCGCGATCGGTTACTGGATGGACAAAAAGAAAATTTACGTACGGGTATAA
- a CDS encoding sterol desaturase family protein — protein MHLNFLALAVPFFLTFMGLEYLVAHQRGKRYFKFNDSVANISVGIAERLLDTFTVGLFYFLYDYLHRHYALFDIKPGVLLWVALLVCTDFIWYWYHRLAHEVTLFWCAHVVHHQSEEFNYTVSARITVFQAFIRTGFWAVLPVIGFPPAMITSMLLVHGLYPFFIHTRTIGKLGILEYILVTPSHHRVHHASNPKYLDKNYGDVFIIWDKLFGTFQKEEEEPVYGLTKPLESNSFLWQHFHFILEMIYSVRRASGWRNKWRVVFGKPDYVDPAAREVLEASFLLRNRTITETPKLNNYVVWQMAATLTLLFTFLLLEHYVPVFVQICVTLLILLTLINCGAIMEQKRWVFYLEYARYGVLCFALYYYWPHPSLLTLAALVLTTALRFRSRLKERYYRLVYGYTRT, from the coding sequence GTGCATTTGAATTTTCTGGCATTGGCGGTTCCTTTTTTCCTGACATTTATGGGGCTGGAGTACCTGGTGGCGCATCAGCGGGGAAAACGCTATTTCAAGTTCAACGATTCCGTAGCCAACATCAGCGTGGGCATTGCCGAGCGCCTGCTCGACACTTTTACAGTAGGCCTTTTTTATTTCCTGTATGACTATCTGCACCGCCATTATGCCTTGTTTGATATAAAACCGGGCGTCCTGCTGTGGGTAGCGCTGCTGGTATGCACTGACTTTATCTGGTACTGGTACCACCGGCTGGCGCATGAGGTGACGTTGTTCTGGTGCGCGCACGTGGTGCATCATCAGAGCGAGGAATTCAACTATACCGTATCGGCGCGGATCACTGTTTTCCAGGCCTTCATCCGTACCGGTTTCTGGGCGGTGTTGCCGGTGATCGGATTTCCGCCGGCGATGATCACCAGTATGTTGCTGGTGCACGGATTGTACCCGTTTTTCATTCATACCCGTACGATCGGCAAGCTGGGCATCCTGGAATACATCCTGGTAACGCCTTCGCATCACCGGGTGCATCACGCGAGCAATCCAAAGTATCTTGATAAAAACTATGGTGATGTGTTTATCATCTGGGACAAGTTGTTCGGCACCTTTCAGAAAGAAGAGGAGGAGCCGGTATACGGGCTGACGAAACCCCTGGAGAGCAATAGTTTCCTGTGGCAGCATTTTCATTTTATACTGGAAATGATCTATTCCGTGAGGCGGGCAAGCGGCTGGAGGAATAAGTGGCGCGTAGTGTTCGGGAAGCCTGACTATGTAGACCCCGCGGCGCGGGAGGTGCTGGAGGCGTCGTTTCTGCTGCGGAACCGCACCATAACGGAAACGCCTAAGCTGAATAATTATGTGGTGTGGCAGATGGCTGCCACACTCACATTGTTATTTACTTTTTTATTGCTGGAGCATTATGTGCCGGTATTTGTACAGATATGTGTGACCCTGCTGATCCTGCTGACGCTGATTAACTGCGGCGCTATCATGGAGCAGAAACGGTGGGTGTTTTACCTGGAGTATGCGCGTTACGGTGTTTTATGTTTCGCGCTGTATTACTACTGGCCGCATCCTTCATTGCTGACACTGGCGGCGCTGGTGTTAACCACAGCGCTCCGGTTCCGGTCGCGGCTGAAGGAGCGGTATTACCGGTTGGTATACGGTTATACCCGTACGTAA
- a CDS encoding RtcB family protein yields MSELKMTGKQLRALGYPQGPVISVAMDVIAQHYTTAATDEIETVLAKVLADPAAYAEDAVWAQVALALIPEERPAIIPLREKPVDYAVFGAGFIEEGTIRQLNSAVRLPVAVAGALMPDAHQGYGLPIGGVLATENAVIPYGVGVDIGCRMCLSIVDLPVESLTTRAGQYEKALKYKTKFGAGAEWKRNDEDPVLERNEFKEIQILRNLQAKAAGQLGTSGSGNHFVEWGVVTITDAGNEWDLAPGDYVALLSHSGSRGLGAQVAGHYTRLAKELCVLPKDAQHLAWLDLDTEAGQEYWLAMNLAGDYASACHHLIHKRLIAEMGATMLARVENHHNFAWKEMHHGKELIVHRKGATPAGKGVLGIIPGSMTAPGFIVRGKGETTSLHSASHGAGRQMSRTKAIASITHDEMRKMLQDNGVTLIGGGLDEAPGAYKNIRTVMAAQADLVEVVGQFQPKMVRMADGGPAED; encoded by the coding sequence ATGTCTGAATTGAAAATGACCGGAAAACAATTACGTGCCCTGGGTTACCCGCAGGGTCCTGTAATCAGTGTAGCCATGGACGTTATTGCCCAACATTATACAACGGCGGCTACGGACGAGATAGAAACGGTACTGGCCAAAGTGCTGGCAGATCCGGCGGCCTATGCCGAAGACGCGGTATGGGCGCAGGTAGCCCTTGCTTTGATCCCGGAAGAACGTCCGGCAATAATACCCTTGCGCGAGAAACCGGTGGATTATGCCGTTTTCGGCGCCGGCTTTATTGAAGAAGGTACGATCCGGCAGCTGAACAGTGCAGTGCGTTTACCCGTAGCCGTAGCCGGTGCGCTGATGCCGGATGCCCATCAGGGTTATGGCCTGCCTATCGGTGGCGTGCTGGCCACGGAGAATGCCGTTATTCCCTACGGCGTAGGCGTGGATATCGGATGCCGTATGTGCCTGAGCATCGTGGACCTGCCGGTGGAGAGCCTGACGACGAGGGCCGGTCAGTATGAGAAAGCATTGAAATACAAAACCAAATTCGGCGCCGGTGCAGAATGGAAAAGGAACGACGAAGATCCGGTACTGGAAAGAAACGAGTTCAAAGAAATTCAGATATTGCGCAACCTGCAGGCAAAAGCAGCGGGGCAGCTGGGAACTTCCGGTTCCGGTAACCACTTCGTAGAGTGGGGCGTAGTGACGATCACCGATGCCGGTAACGAATGGGACCTGGCGCCGGGTGATTATGTAGCATTGTTGTCGCACTCCGGGTCCCGTGGCCTGGGCGCCCAGGTGGCCGGACATTATACCCGGCTGGCGAAAGAGCTGTGCGTACTGCCGAAAGATGCGCAGCACCTGGCCTGGCTGGACCTGGACACAGAAGCCGGGCAGGAATACTGGCTGGCGATGAATCTTGCCGGTGATTACGCTTCTGCGTGCCATCACCTGATCCATAAAAGACTGATCGCTGAAATGGGCGCTACCATGCTGGCACGGGTGGAGAACCACCATAACTTTGCCTGGAAAGAAATGCATCATGGTAAGGAGCTGATCGTGCACCGTAAAGGCGCTACCCCTGCCGGGAAAGGCGTACTGGGTATTATACCGGGTTCTATGACCGCTCCTGGCTTTATTGTGCGTGGCAAAGGGGAAACGACCAGCCTGCATTCCGCGTCGCATGGCGCCGGGCGGCAGATGTCCCGTACCAAAGCCATTGCTTCCATCACGCATGACGAGATGCGGAAGATGCTGCAGGATAACGGTGTAACGCTGATCGGCGGCGGACTGGATGAGGCGCCGGGCGCCTACAAGAATATCCGTACCGTGATGGCAGCGCAAGCCGACCTGGTGGAAGTAGTAGGCCAGTTCCAACCTAAAATGGTGCGGATGGCCGATGGCGGACCAGCAGAAGATTAG